In Massilia antarctica, the following are encoded in one genomic region:
- the dnaN gene encoding DNA polymerase III subunit beta has protein sequence MQLVKTTRDTLLRPLQIVSGIVERRHTMPILANILIRKDGENVSFLSTDTEVQITTHASIGSGADVAGTTVAARKLLDILRALPESGDVTMTLLNKRLTVQTGKSRFALQTLAAEEFPTVSVADTYNATVTLPQKTLKHLFNMVHFSMAQQDIRYYLNGLLLVLDGRNVIAVATDGHRLAFCQVETEQEFTRQEVIIPRKTIIELQRLLEESDETVQLDISTSQVKLTFADIELVSKLVEGKFPDYTRVIPKGYKNDFTIGRDELLRSLQRAAIMTSDKFKGVRCIISPGSMKISSTNADQEEAVEELEIDYGGDSVDIGFNVTYLLDVLNNLKCDQINIALGDSNSSALISIPDNADFKYVVMPMRI, from the coding sequence ATGCAATTGGTCAAAACCACCCGAGATACCCTTCTCCGGCCACTGCAGATCGTGAGCGGTATTGTCGAGCGTCGGCACACTATGCCGATTCTGGCCAATATCCTCATCCGCAAGGACGGCGAAAACGTCTCATTCCTGTCGACGGACACCGAGGTCCAGATCACGACGCACGCCAGCATCGGTTCGGGAGCCGATGTGGCCGGTACCACCGTGGCCGCGCGCAAGCTGCTGGATATTTTGCGCGCCCTGCCCGAATCGGGCGACGTCACGATGACCTTGCTGAACAAGCGCCTGACGGTGCAGACCGGCAAATCGCGCTTCGCGCTGCAAACCCTGGCGGCGGAAGAATTTCCGACCGTCTCGGTCGCGGACACCTACAACGCCACGGTCACCCTGCCGCAGAAAACGCTCAAGCACCTGTTCAACATGGTGCACTTTTCGATGGCGCAACAGGATATCCGTTACTACCTGAACGGCCTGCTGCTGGTCTTGGATGGCCGCAACGTGATCGCCGTGGCGACCGACGGCCACCGCCTGGCGTTTTGCCAGGTCGAGACCGAGCAGGAATTCACGCGCCAGGAAGTCATCATTCCGCGCAAGACGATTATCGAATTGCAGCGTTTGCTGGAAGAAAGCGACGAGACGGTCCAGCTGGACATTTCGACGTCGCAAGTCAAGCTGACCTTCGCCGATATCGAGCTGGTTTCGAAGCTGGTGGAAGGCAAGTTCCCGGATTACACGCGTGTGATTCCGAAGGGCTACAAGAACGACTTCACGATCGGCCGCGATGAGCTGCTGCGTTCTTTGCAACGCGCGGCGATCATGACCAGCGACAAGTTCAAGGGCGTACGCTGCATCATCAGCCCGGGCAGCATGAAGATCAGCTCGACCAATGCGGACCAGGAAGAAGCGGTCGAAGAACTGGAAATCGACTACGGCGGCGACAGTGTCGACATCGGTTTCAACGTCACCTATCTGCTGGACGTGTTGAACAACTTGAAGTGCGACCAGATCAACATCGCGCTGGGCGACTCGAATTCGTCGGCGCTGATTTCGATTCCTGACAACGCGGACTTCAAGTACGTTGTCATGCCGATGCGGATTTAA
- the gyrB gene encoding DNA topoisomerase (ATP-hydrolyzing) subunit B, whose amino-acid sequence MSENTPAIPAKIEEYGASSIQILEGLEAVRKRPGMYIGDTSDGTGLHHLVFEVLDNSIDESLAGHCTEIHVTIHSDNSISITDNGRGVPTGLKFDDKHEPKRSAAEIVMTELHAGGKFDQNSYKVSGGLHGVGVSCVNGLSKLLKLTIRRDGKVHYMEFVRGVPQNRLIEMIDGVAVSPIKVIGETDKRGTDVHFWADEEIFTHVEFHYEILAKRIRELSFLNNGVNIKLTDQRTGKEEIFAFEGGTRGFVEYINKAKTVLHPTVFQATGERLSDQGTNISVDVSMQWNDAYNEQVLCFTNNIPQRDGGTHLTGLRAAMTRVINKYIDEHDFAKKAKVEISGDDMREGLTCVLSVKVPEPKFSSQTKDKLVSSEVRGPVEEIVAKTLNDYLMEKPNDAKIICGKIVEAARAREAARKARDLTRRKGIMDGLGLSAKLADCQEKDPALCELYIVEGDSAGGSAKQGRDRKFQAILPLRGKVLNVEKARFEKMLSSEQITTLIATLGTSIGPDEFNVDKLRYHRIIIMTDADVDGAHIRTLLLTLFYRQMPQLVERGHIYIAQPPLYKVKAGRDERYLKDDVEEASYMMTVALNTAVLTPRDGGEPISGEPLAELVRQFNLANAIMMRLTRVIDRAALTAIMTGVTLDLETLESAGVSAAAMEKMIDDKAVKVSVRSDDLSEKHALRIERMHHGNIQVSSIDADFVQGADYSTLANAAATFQGLIGEGAFIRRGEGERMKETAVDDFHHAMQWLRDEAERTVSKQRYKGLGEMNPEQLWETTMDPTVRRLLKVQIDDAIAADQIFTTLMGDEVEPRRNFIESNALRAGNIDA is encoded by the coding sequence ATGTCCGAGAACACACCAGCAATCCCCGCCAAGATCGAAGAATACGGAGCCTCCTCAATCCAGATCCTCGAAGGTCTGGAAGCGGTGCGCAAGCGCCCCGGCATGTACATTGGCGACACCTCGGACGGCACCGGCCTGCACCACCTGGTGTTCGAAGTGCTGGACAACTCAATCGACGAATCGCTGGCGGGTCACTGCACCGAAATCCACGTCACGATCCACTCCGACAATTCGATTTCGATCACCGATAATGGCCGCGGCGTACCGACCGGCCTCAAATTCGACGACAAGCACGAACCAAAGCGCAGTGCCGCCGAAATCGTGATGACCGAGCTGCACGCCGGCGGCAAGTTCGACCAGAACTCGTATAAAGTCTCGGGCGGCCTGCACGGCGTGGGCGTGTCCTGCGTGAACGGCCTGTCGAAACTGCTCAAGCTGACCATCCGCCGCGACGGCAAAGTCCATTACATGGAATTCGTGCGCGGCGTGCCGCAGAACCGCCTGATCGAGATGATCGACGGCGTGGCTGTATCGCCGATCAAAGTCATCGGCGAAACCGACAAGCGCGGCACCGACGTCCACTTCTGGGCCGACGAAGAGATTTTCACGCACGTCGAATTCCACTACGAAATCCTGGCCAAACGCATTCGCGAACTGTCGTTCCTGAATAACGGCGTCAATATCAAACTGACCGACCAGCGCACCGGCAAGGAAGAGATTTTTGCGTTCGAGGGCGGCACACGCGGCTTCGTCGAATACATCAACAAAGCCAAGACGGTGCTGCACCCGACCGTGTTCCAGGCTACCGGCGAACGCCTGTCGGACCAGGGCACCAATATTAGCGTCGACGTCTCCATGCAATGGAACGACGCCTACAACGAACAGGTACTGTGCTTCACCAATAACATCCCGCAGCGCGACGGCGGCACCCACCTGACCGGCCTGCGCGCCGCGATGACGCGCGTGATCAACAAATATATCGACGAGCACGATTTCGCCAAGAAAGCCAAGGTTGAAATCAGCGGCGACGATATGCGCGAAGGCCTGACCTGCGTGCTGTCGGTCAAAGTGCCGGAGCCGAAATTCAGCTCGCAGACCAAGGACAAGCTGGTATCGAGCGAAGTGCGCGGCCCGGTCGAGGAAATCGTCGCCAAGACCTTGAACGACTACCTGATGGAAAAGCCGAACGACGCCAAGATCATCTGCGGCAAAATCGTGGAAGCGGCGCGTGCGCGCGAAGCGGCGCGCAAGGCACGCGACCTGACCCGCCGCAAAGGCATCATGGATGGCTTGGGCCTGTCGGCCAAGCTGGCCGATTGCCAGGAAAAAGACCCGGCCTTGTGCGAACTGTACATCGTCGAGGGTGATTCGGCGGGTGGCTCGGCAAAACAAGGGCGCGACCGTAAATTCCAGGCCATTTTGCCGCTGCGCGGTAAAGTGCTGAACGTGGAAAAGGCGCGCTTTGAAAAGATGCTGTCGTCGGAACAGATCACGACCCTGATCGCGACCCTGGGTACTTCGATCGGACCGGACGAATTCAACGTCGACAAGCTGCGTTATCACCGCATCATTATCATGACCGATGCGGACGTTGACGGCGCCCACATCCGCACCCTGCTGCTGACCCTGTTCTATCGCCAGATGCCGCAACTGGTGGAACGAGGCCATATCTATATCGCCCAACCGCCGCTGTACAAGGTCAAGGCGGGCCGCGACGAGCGTTATCTCAAGGATGACGTGGAAGAAGCGAGCTACATGATGACGGTGGCGTTAAATACCGCCGTGCTGACCCCGCGCGACGGTGGCGAGCCTATTTCCGGCGAACCGCTGGCCGAACTGGTACGCCAGTTCAACCTGGCAAACGCGATCATGATGCGCCTGACGCGCGTGATCGACCGCGCCGCGCTGACCGCCATCATGACCGGCGTGACCCTGGATCTGGAGACGCTGGAAAGCGCCGGCGTATCGGCCGCCGCGATGGAGAAGATGATCGACGACAAAGCCGTCAAGGTGAGCGTACGTTCCGACGACCTGAGCGAAAAACACGCGCTGCGCATCGAACGTATGCACCACGGCAATATCCAGGTCAGCTCGATCGATGCCGATTTTGTGCAGGGTGCCGATTACTCGACCTTGGCGAATGCAGCGGCGACGTTCCAGGGATTGATCGGCGAAGGCGCGTTTATCCGCCGCGGCGAAGGCGAGCGCATGAAGGAAACGGCGGTTGACGACTTCCACCACGCGATGCAATGGCTGCGCGACGAAGCCGAGCGCACGGTCAGCAAGCAGCGCTACAAAGGGCTGGGGGAGATGAATCCGGAACAGCTGTGGGAAACCACGATGGACCCGACCGTGCGCCGTTTGCTGAAAGTGCAGATTGATGATGCGATTGCGGCGGATCAGATTTTCACTACCTTGATGGGTGATGAGGTTGAGCCGCGCAGGAATTTCATTGAGTCGAACGCGCTGCGGGCGGGGAATATCGACGCATAA